CGAGACGTCCACCATCTCCACGCTCGTCTTATTGGAGAATACTTTAGTAAGACGGTACACGAACCATAGAAAGTTTGGGTTCTTGAGATGTGCTCACCATGCGTACGCAACTATGATGCAGCAATCGGATGTGTCTCGATGTTGGATCCTGCAAATGCCATGAAGAAAGGGATAGGAGGAGACGATAGATGGATAGCCAGTAGTGGGGTAGAGCCTACATGGTCGGCTGAGCACtttactcctcctcctcccccttgcCGCGCCTGCATGCTGATGCCGCCGGCGTCTAGTCCCTGGTCGTCGCCCACAAGACGAGATTGGTGCCGTGCCGCTCCACCGACGAAGACTCTTCTTTCTCCCTGGCCACCGTGTGGGGCTGCGACGAGCCGACGACTGGGTAAGGGGGTGCTACAGCTGCTCGTCGCCGCGCTCCTTTCCGGCTGGGATCTTGAGTAGTTGAGAACGAGTTTACAGCAGATGGGAAAGCATCGCCACTTCTTGCCGTCGGAACGCTTGCAGCGCAGCTCCTCCGGCACGGTGGCCGCCTCCATCCCCGTCCCCCATCGATCGTAGCGTACGTCACACCCCGCCGTCGGTGCCGCCGCGACGGACGCGCGGAAGGAGAACGAGACGCGCCCCCGCCTCGGGGTGACGGCCGGGGCCACGGCAGTGGGGACGAGGAGGCTCTACatcgcggcgacggtggcggcggccggaggacgCGGAGGGCGCTGCCGCCTTGGACGACTGGGAtacgccgcctccttcctctgTAGATccaaaaaaaggggaaaattgATCAGTGGTTAGTTACAATGTGGAacaacaatatatatgtatacgatGATTTGTACACTGCTATCAGTAAAACAATTACTTACGGTAGTATTTGATAGTGCCattagtaaaacaattactGGAATTGAGGGGGGCAGGGGTGTGTGCGTGgtgggcgggggggggggggggggggcgggaaGGTGGGTGGGTTGTGCTATAGCTATACTACACCCTACGTGTAGTATAGTAtctcattatatatatatatatatatatatatatatatatatatatatatatatatatatatatatatatatatatatatatatatatatatatatatatatatatatatatatatatatggcaaggACAATTATTTAGTATGGTTGAGTTTTGGTTACAATCCAAAGAAGCCTAAAAGTTTCTTGCTTTGGCTTGATGATGTATTGAAAAATCTGGAATGGCACGTGATGAATCAGAAAGCCTGGAGGCAAATGCATATGCTTGTCCCAGTGATAGATTCCTTGTCATGTTAGGATCGAATCCAACATTGGTGGCCCTAAAAAGCATGCAACAATGCATGCCTTCTTTCTCCAACATGCCTCGAGCAAATATGATCCAATCTTACCATTTGATTTTTCACTCATGATGTCGCCTGAAATCAACAAAAAACACCTGTCCATCTGCTTGCCAACAGTCTGCAAGAACATGAAAAGAGCTTCTAGCttagagagaatcccttatatgccactctaaattaactggctcccttatatgccacttcaaattggcttctcccttttGTGCTACCGTTTCAAGTTTCTCCTCCCTTTTATGTCATTGCCGTCAGTccaccgtcagttgaccgttaacttTATTGTAAAAAGATGCATTTGCCCTTAATAATTAGTATACAACCAATAATAggtattttagtactaatatgGCTACTAgatacaacatatgaaaattgatttttttctgcatcacatgcaattttagctattaccatcacaaataaatttttaacgtaagcatgaaacatgcagttttccaacaatatttttaatataaagagtattTTTCACTGGTTCTGACAAAACTTTGTtcactcaaaaaggatttaaaataaattagttatgattttttgaagtttacacattttttagttgagagggcatattggtcatttacgaAAAAAACTATCCTTTGACTAACAGTCAAGTAACACTATAGTGGTGGGAGTGGCTTAAAAGGTAGAAAAACTTGaactagtggcatataagggagaagccaattttgagtggcatataagggaactgGTCAAATtgtagtggcatataagggattctctctctAGGTTATGGCCTGGTTtggtttagtttccaatttttttcttcaaacttctaactttttcatcacatcaaaacttttctacacacacaaacttccaacttttccgtcacatcattccaattttaatcaaactttaaattttggcacgaactaaacacaccctataatATACTTTGCAAATTTATACGTAGTACAGACAACTTTGGCATGGCCCATGTAGCATTAGTTTGGGCCTTGGGCTTGCCACAAACACCAGAACACAGGCCGAATGTTTACACCAGAACCTTGGGCTTGGCCCATGTAGCATTAGTCCGATGCCATGTCACGAGATTAACAAGTACAGTCTGTTTGCATTTTACAAGCAACACATCTTTATAATAAAGTCATACCCTACTGTGTTCTAGTTCTCTAAAATATCTAGACAAAATCATAGTAAATcgataattttgataaaatatttatacTTATACGAAATTCACTCTTAATAATAATACTATCCATTTAAGCATTTATTTCTATTTCAAAAGGAAGGATCGAAAGTGGTCAAAGTTTGCAGCGAATAGTACTCCAataaaattcgctcctatgaaCATTTAAATTCAGAATCTCGAGGTGCTACTTAGGCCactgtaattttattttaaacagAGGTACTactacaaagtacaaactaAACTAAACAAGAAGACCAAATAAAATGCTTTAAAAATCAATCAAATAGAACATCATGCATTACATCTACCATGTACAATACTCTTCAATTTTACTATTTACGGCTGAATTTTTCTTCTTAcataacagtttttttttctactcccttcgtttcacaatgtaagtcattcgtatttctttttctccttttgcaCAAAGCAAAGGGAAATCAATGGACAAGAAAAATCAAGAACTGATCATGTTTTGTCCGTTGATCGAATGTGTGATCATCATCACGAGAAGTATCTCTCGCAGGCGGCGCCGACGGACTCCGGCAGCAGGTTGCCGCCGGAGTCGACGACGATGTGGCAGTCGACGTGCATCCTCCGGCGGCCGGACTGGAACCCGACGGCGCCGAAGCCGGTGGTGAGCCGGAACCGGATGGCCGTGGTgagccgcagccgcagcggcAGGCGCCCCGCGCGGAGGCCCGCGGCGAACGCCGGCCACGCCGCATCGGCGGCGGGCCTCGGGCCGACGACGTCCAGCACGCCGGCGATGAACGTCGTCGTCTTGTTCGGCTGGTACCAGCCGTCGGCGAACGCCGGGCCGGTGGcgacgagcacggcggcggcgccgacgtcgtcgccgccgtagagcacggcggcgcgcgtcgCGTCGTAGTGGATGCCGATGTGGCGGTTCGGGTTGCGGTCGGAGACGTTGAAGGCGACCTTctggtgcccgccgccgccggtggccggcggcgagacgacggtgaaggagacgacggcgaagcGCGGGCGGTGCGGGCGGAGGCTGAGCCAGACGACGAagaggacgacgccggcgacgaggaggaggacgaggaggagcgtGCAGAGCGTGTTCGCCACCACGGTGGTGCAGCTGGCGCGGGTGTGCTCCGCGACGCGCCACCTCGCGCGTcggccgctcgccggcggcggcggcggcgccgtcgtcgttcgCTCCTCCGGCGGCATGATCACTCGCTCGCTAGCTCGAACGAATCGTtcgtgttttctttttttttatcggttTGGTAATAATGGTGGTAATCGGATTGCTGACATTTGCAAGGTAGGAATTTAATCGAATGGAAGCAAAGATTAGCAGCTGTTGATAAGATGTTCTTGCCTTGCAGACTGAGGTAAGCTGAAAACTTTCCTGCAGTTCCCATGTCTCTGCAGCATGGTTAACTTCATTCCATGTCTGATGGCAGAGGCTAAAGAATGTCATAGACTCGCACCTTTGTATTTAAATATGCTAGTTATAGTGGCACGACCAACCCACCGTGCTCGTccttggaataagtctattttgcatcacTCATCTCTTTGGGTCGACCGCTGACGGGCTACGGCCTGCAGGAACAGGAGATGTCGGGCGGCGGTTGTGCTGATCATTGGTCCGTGCCGGCACGTTGTGCCGAGGAAGAGGCCCGGACACAGCCCAATGGTCGGGTTGGGCTAAACCAAATCTCCGTGTAGTGGGTCAAACTGTCGAGTTGCGGACCTTTTGACCAACTATAGTTATAGATCCATGTATTACACCggtttctttatttattttagtgaaatttttttggataaagtgggttgattggtttttttttagaaatcggTTTTTACGATGGAGAAGTGtattttagaagaaagaagGGGAGGCGAGGAATGAGGACGACACCCTTTTTCAGTTGTagagaaaaagataaaattgtTGGTGTGCAATTTTAACCActatttttattagaatataatgATAATATATCTAAACAAATTACAATATTGTTtgatttttatgttttcaaacaaaaaattttagagCTATTGATAGCTAAAGTTTCAAAAAGTGACcgaggcctggtttagttcccaactttttcttcaaacttccaacttttccatcacatcaaaactttccaacacacacaaacttccaacttttccatcacatcgttccaatttcaatcaaattttcaattttggcgtgaactaaacacaccctgaatgAAGTCATCActgtcatatatttaaatactGAGTGAGTAAttcatttaaattaaaaaaattaaccttAGTATTGCAGACTAATGGTAGTACTTACCTGCCATAATCAAACAATCAATACACGcataaggttgtgtttagttcagcgtaaagtttggattttggttgaaattggagatgatgtgactgaaaaattgtatgtgtatgacaggttgatgtgatggaaaaggactgaagtttggatccaaactttggatctaaacacagcctaagtataACGGTTTCccatttaaaaaaatggttGAATCCAGCTAAAAGCAACCATGAGTCGTTTCCCTTTGGCCTCCATTGATTCATCAATAAATAATGTTACATGTAATATTCTCCGTGTGTTATATGGTGGCTATAGTTTAGTGGTAGAATTCTTACCAGCCACAAATTAACGAATTTTGTACATTTTTCTCACAAATTAGGAGAAAAGCAGGAGTAAAACAGAGCCACGATCAAAACCAGGAGTAACCCGGAGCTCGTTGTTATGGCTTCTTTCCCTGGATCTGCCAAGAGAAGTAAAGAACAACGATTGGTAAACCAGTATACCTTAATACTTCATCAAGCATTGCAATGTGTGGTAATAAGCTGCAGTAAAGAGGAACTTGTAACTGGTAGTTACCTTTTTAAGGTATTTCCTGTGAAGTTTCAATGCAACAGCGCAAGCCTTTTTCGCATCCAAATTCCCATTAACATCATTCAAAATCTGAAATCAATGATTGTGAGTTTTCTTATATGGTACTCCAAGTTAGTTTAGAACGTATATTATATGTTATGTTCA
The nucleotide sequence above comes from Oryza glaberrima chromosome 11, OglaRS2, whole genome shotgun sequence. Encoded proteins:
- the LOC127755798 gene encoding NDR1/HIN1-like protein 26, with product MPPEERTTTAPPPPPASGRRARWRVAEHTRASCTTVVANTLCTLLLVLLLVAGVVLFVVWLSLRPHRPRFAVVSFTVVSPPATGGGGHQKVAFNVSDRNPNRHIGIHYDATRAAVLYGGDDVGAAAVLVATGPAFADGWYQPNKTTTFIAGVLDVVGPRPAADAAWPAFAAGLRAGRLPLRLRLTTAIRFRLTTGFGAVGFQSGRRRMHVDCHIVVDSGGNLLPESVGAACERYFS